TAAGAAAATTGATGTGTAATACCATTTTATTCATGTCATGGTAGAGAATGCAAGGGTGATGGTGGAGAAGGTTGACAATTTGTATAATGTTGTGCTTGCATTGACAAATCACATGAAAAAATTTAAGTTCAAGTGGTGATATGACTTTATGGGCCTCTTAACCCTTGCTATTTAGATGATAATGTTAAGAGTCCACCTTTTTGTCTTGCAATTTGTTCAAGAAGTGGGAAATGTTGGGAAAAATTCTCTTGACCTTACATTCCCAAcgtttgtatttatttattatttggcaTTTATTTACTTTTTGTCCTCATATGAGGAGGGCTTTCCTACTTTGAGCAAATACTTTTTGCCTCATGTCGGCCATCATGGAATGTGTTTAGGAAGTTGTAATAGAATTTAGTGCCATCATCATTTTTTTTAGTCAGCAATCGCTTTTGGCTAGAGCTTTAAACTAGTAGGACCAAAATGAGGGACCCCATCCCCAATATTTTTCCTCCTCCTACCCTTGTCTCTCTCCTCTACTCCATATCCTCCCCTTCCTTCTCTCCTCTTACCCCCATCTATTTTTTCTTCCTACCTCCTCTACTCTATCACCTTGTCTCCTCCTTTAATTTGACTCTTCTCCTACTTCCTCTCCTTCGTCACTCTATCCCTCCACTATACTCCATCTCCTTTTTGCCTCTTCTCCTTCATCACCATGCCTCCTCCTCCACTCGTCTTGCTCCAAACTCCTCTCTTCATCCATCTTCACCTACCCTGCTACTTCTCCTCCTTCACTTTGTCCCTCTACTTTACTTTGTATCCTTTCTACATCTTCTCCTCTATCACCTTGCCTCCTCCTCCATTTGTCCTCCTCCAAACTCCTCTATTTGTCCATCTTCACTTGTCATTCACCGTCTACTTTCTTCCTTGTATCTCATAGCTCTCATGGGTATTATTAGCAATTGCCTTCCTTTGTGTTGTTGCGGGTTTCCTTCCTTTATGCTTCATTCTCTCCCTCCATGTGTCATAACATGTATATCATTCACAATGATATATTGCAAGGCATCGCTATTTTGTTCATCACCTAGCTTTTGACCTCCTTCCTTATTGGTCTTTTCTTTTGCCTACATTGCACAAAATTGACAATGGAACAATCGTCATCATCAACTAGGGTAGACCTCTGGTCACTCTATCATGTTATCCTTCAACCAAGCATGACCTTGCAACCACCATTGCACTGTGGGGTCAACTCCATTCAATgttatcattttgtgcaagaatgTCTTATTACATTTTAAGATAAGAGTACTTATAACATATTCTATGATGTGTACAATCATGTTAGAGGGGGGTTACATTGGGATCTTGATCAACAATTATGACAATCTTATAATGCATACCATATAGTATCTTTGAATGGATAATGAAGAAAATTAGGGTGCCCAAGTTTGGATTGTCAAATATGAAAAATGTGTAAGGAATATGTAAAAGTTGGTATAGAATTATATATACCATGCAAGATTTGGTTGAAGATTGTAGCGACCTAAGATCTAGGAGATTCTATGCAAGCACAAGAGAGATCAAACATAAGAAACTAATGCTATTCTATTAAGGGATGCAAAATTATAAGCTAATTACAAATTGATTGAGATTAAAAAGGAAACCCCTTGGACAAGGTGAACATAGGATCGCATAAGATTATGAAACATGTCTTTATCTTATGaattgagacataaagtgataattATCTTATGTGTACCCTAAGTAAACTTACGTAACAAGTATGAATAGTAGCTAGGTAAAATACCCCTTTCACACCAATAAAATATGCTAAAAATAGATTGGAAGGCCAAGGCCAAGAGGCATTAGAATTTGTGCCTTGAAAATTTGGGTGTTGtaccttttttgatgatttttatttTTCCCTTCATCTATTTATTGGTGCATGGTATGAATTTTTAAGTTGATTTGTAGGTATCGTTATCCTATTGAAATTGTTCCAAGTTTACatgttggtgatactcctataagGGGATTCCTctaagattatgttttaatctttGTTGTTGACAATACAATTGGTTCATGCTTTAGAGTTTGGGGATTTTCCCTCAAAAGGATTTTCCCAATGTAAATATATGTTATGGTATAATTTTGCAGTGTATTCTTCCTTGCAACtagaagaattatttttatttgcaCATAAATCTCCTCAAATATTAGATTAGGAAATATTTTTTCATTCTTTCTTCCTTTCACCTTGAGTCATCCACTTGAAAGAAACAATTGTCATAGAGGATGCAAATAAGTGTTTTGTAAGCAACAATGTAGTAACTCCATCAAGATAACCAATTGTTTAGTTTGATTACATTATTAGAGCAAAGAAGAGACCATTGGAAGAGAAAGTTATGGTTGATAAACCAAGCACATGTAGTCAAGATGCACCACTAGTTAATAATCATATTGCTTCCACCATTCCTAAACAACAAACTAGTGTGCCTAATGCGAACTAAGTGTAACTCATCCACTTAGTTGAGCAACCAAGAACTCATTTGCTGACATATGCACCAAAATTTCAATGCACTACTTCCTTCACAATGATAGAGCAAGTAAAAAATGTGATAGCTAGTGTAACTTTGTGTGAGATCCTAGCAATCTTGGAACAAATGAACATAGAAAGAAGTGTCCTCACATAAAGAaaataattgttggcattatggatgacttgattatgtgttgtattgatgtcaacactagctgatatggatggttaccgacagacaagttttggttaccaatagaagttctagtgttatcgacagaagagactatctgctAGACACTTACGACATGATTGGATCAGTAAAGATGctctatgagcatgttttggtcagttggtattgtcttggtaattggatgttatcatacactctggtaaacccttatcggcactggtttaaggctttaccgatagagctttcattgaggaatcatgacaggacacacaattggtgttggtgtagcttcttcgaggatttcaggatgctgaagatgttcgttgatcgtgcttcaaatgcttgaagacattgctttggcgcggtggacctagaataggtctggtacctatctacaTGTTACCTGGATGTCTCgaaatgttttatggatttgttattattgttttggtcttaagccgacatggcataccattgtaaatgaaattatgtaataatcttattgtaatatctttaggtggccgacctaatcggtttaggctttagggtttgtataaataagaggtagaaactctttgtaaagtatcatggttattggaaaggtcatggtcaaggaatgtaatgtgcgaatattgttatatcattcaagcagaggagttggtcgatcattggtgatcgaattggattcaaaagaggatttagtcctctgacactaAGCTTAATCGGGATTgcaatcaagcatagtagatgctatttccgacagttcactctattggattgttgtccatttattttgagaaggttgtagcctctatgtagtcagtgagactcttttgtaatgagcagtacactttaggcaatgtgccttcctgcaagtgcaagcccctcattgtaacacatactttctacagaagtatcatctaactgtgggtaggcttcccaccgtggtttttccctttccgggttttccacgtacaaatcatcgtgttatgtggtatggttgctttacattgattatctggttaattattaagttgtattgttcaCCGACATTTGTTCCTAtcggcatctgtatgtgctttaccggtacttgatttgtttaaggtcatattgtggattaaaagttataatatgttaacaactgattcaacaccccccccccccccccccactctctcagttgttcaccggttatcttaACAATAATCAAGTAGATAAACTCGCCTTCATCCCTTAAAAGAAAACATTCCAATAGCTTTTAGTTTTGTAAGCAATTGATCACAACCCAAATAAGCCTAATCCTTCCTCACAAACTACCTTACTTTAACTATTGGAAGGATTTTCCTACATAGTTTTATGATAGCTTAAGGAGCTAGCACCTTTATTATGTCTAAAAGAGTAGTTGATCCTTTGGGTCTACTATATGAACAAGATGGAAAGGAACTCACCTAGTTAGATGGTAACCTTAGTAAGATCATCAAAGTCATTCAAAACCTCATACTTAGTAATTAGTTGTAGTTTAGGTTAGCAAAATAACTAATTGTTCCCCTTGAACTTTGTTgaagaaatcaaataaaaaataaccaTTATCATTCAAAAGCACAAGCTTAGCTTCATTAAAATATTGGTTGTAAGAGAGGAGGAAAATCACACATTTGCATAATTGTTTTTTCTTCTTTCCACTTATTGAAAACAaatgtttatttaaatatataaaataaaggaGAAAGAAATCTCATTCAAGGGATCTTGAATGGGTTCTCTCCTAACTTATAATTTGATTTATTGACATTTCTCTAATTACTATATATGAAATTTTTATGCCAATATAACGAAGTATATAAGAAATCAGCACAATCTTTTTTTTTTGATATCTAACTACATTTTTTACATATTTTCTtctaaatataaatatactagttttATAATAATTACTTCAAAATTTCTTAATAATCCTTTAAAGATCTTTGAAGAGACTCACTTTTATCcataatttataaatttttttaaaaaagaaagaaagaaaaagaaacctTACATAACGGCCATAACTTTGGTCTGATGCTATCTTAAATAGTAAGGCTAAAAGCTGAAAGCTGAAGAACTAACATAAAATGCCAAAAATTATAAACTATTTCAGAAACAGTGGAGCAGGGTAGATTCCTTGAAAGCAAATAGGGGGTCATGCCCTGCACGGTAAACTACGCAATTGATGTCCGTATCGGTTGTATTCACATGAAGGATGTGGGATGAACTGCATTAACAATCACTCTTTCATATTCATGTGAATTATGTGGGGACATTGAAGGGTATCCAATGGCTTAACCTTTAAGCCTCGTATTCCCTTGTAACTCAAGAATCATGCATTGCAATTAAAAGCATATATACATTTTTATATCAAAGGAATCACAATGTGGGCATTATTGGTTTCCCTCCTAACATGGCAAAAAAGATGTGTTTGTGTCTGAAACTCATGGCAATAgctttgatttttgttgctttctaCCCTGAAAATGCACAGGGTTTGAAGAGGAACAGGACAGAGAGAATAACAAGATTGCATTTCTATATGCATGATGTTGTATTTGGGCCTAATGCAACAGTGGCACTAGTGGCTTCTCCTTCAGGAAATTTCACAAGTCCTGGATTTGGCAATGTGTTTGTGATTGATGATGTTCTTACAGCAGGGCCATCACCCTATTCTAGGGTTGTTGGAAGAGCACAAGGAATGTACATTGCAGATTCACTCAAGGAACCTAGTTTGATGTTACTGTTCACCGTTGTTCTTCAATCAGGGAAGCACAATGGGAGTACCATAAGCATTCAGGGGGCTGACAGGGCTATCCTTCCACTGAGGGAGGTTTCTGTCGTCGGTGGCACAGGGAGGTTCAGGTTTGCAAGAGGGTATGCAGGGATCATGACACATTCACTGAATCCAAGCACGGCTGTATTGAAATTCAATGTTACTTTGCTACATTAGGGTAATGTCCTTTTTCTAGATTTAGCTTATCGAACAAACTTTGTCATTTTACTTCAAAGCAAACGTTTAGGACTGATTCCTAATTGATGTCAATTAGTGCTAGGTGGGTTTTAGGCCCCTTTCCTGTTCTGTTTGGGTTTGAATTCAAAGGATGATTCAGCCCCTTGTTTGAAAGATTTCAGACCCATAATATCAGGATCCTTGTTAACTGTGTCTTAGTTATTATGAATGGAAAATCATGGTATATCACAAATTTATAGGCGGAGACGTGTTTTAGCCTTAACGATTAATGATTGTTATGGAATTTCAAGGTCATGACAACAGTAAGGATTCCATTTGTTTGGACATTTAAAATGTTGGGCTTCGTCAGACTAAATTGTCCTGGCTTTTTATGAAATTCTAGAACAAATTTTGATGCTCTTTATGAAATGGAATTGTGTGGAATTGCCATTTGATGTTTCAATGGTTTACTGTTTAGGCATACTCTATAACTAATTGCCTCAGAATCATGATTGAGTACTACAACACAGATAAAATTTATCAACTAATGTTTGGCTGCATCAGATTAAATTGTCCTGGCTTTTTATGGAATTGTAGAACAAACTTTGATGGCCTCAATGAAATGCAGAAGTGTGCAATTGTCAATTGATGCTTTAATGGTTTTACTGTTTCAGTAGGCGTACTCCTTTACTAATTGCTTCTGAATCATGTTTGAGATGC
Above is a window of Cryptomeria japonica unplaced genomic scaffold, Sugi_1.0 HiC_scaffold_1927, whole genome shotgun sequence DNA encoding:
- the LOC131873529 gene encoding dirigent protein 2-like, giving the protein MAKKMCLCLKLMAIALIFVAFYPENAQGLKRNRTERITRLHFYMHDVVFGPNATVALVASPSGNFTSPGFGNVFVIDDVLTAGPSPYSRVVGRAQGMYIADSLKEPSLMLLFTVVLQSGKHNGSTISIQGADRAILPLREVSVVGGTGRFRFARGYAGIMTHSLNPSTAVLKFNVTLLH